The window NNNNNNNNNNNNNNNNNNNNNNNNNNNNNNNNNNNNNNNNNNNNNNNNNNNNNNNNNNNNNNNNNNNNNNNNNNNNNNNNNNNNNNNNNNNNNNNNNNNNNNNNNNNNNNNNNNNNNNNNNNNNNNNNNNNNNNNNNNNNNNNNNNNNNNNNNNNNNNNNNNNNNNNNNNNNNNNNNNNNNNNNNNNNNNNNNNNNNNNNNNNNNNNNNNNNNNNNNNNNNNNNNNNNNNNNNNNNNNNNNNNNNNNNNNNNNNNNNNNNNNNNNNNNNNNNNNNNNNNNNNNNNNNNNNNNNNNNNNNNNNNNNNNNNNNNNNNNNNNNNNNNNNNNNNNNNNNNNNNNNNNNNNNNNNNNNNNNNNNNNNNNNNNNNNNNNNNNNNNNNNNNNNNNNNNNNNNNNNNNNNNNNNNNNNNNNNNNNNNNNNNNNNNNNNNNNNNNNNNNNNNNNNNNNNNNNNNNNCCAGATCTTCCACCGGATAAGGAGGCCTTAGATTGGAACATGAGAATGAAGATAGCTGCTGGTGCGGCGAAAGGTTTGGAGTTCCTACATGATAAGGCAAACCCTCCGgttatttatagagattttaagtCATCAAACATTTTACTCGATGAGGGTTTCCACCCGAAGCTTTCTGATTTTGGGCTTGCTAAACTTGGACCAACCGGAGACAAATCTCATGTCTCAACTAGAGTCATGGGCACTTATGGTTATTGTGCTCCCGAGTACGCAATGACTGGACAATTGACAGTAAAGTCAGATGTATAcagttttggtgttgtttttCTCGAGCTCATTACTGGTCGCAAAGCTATAGACAGCGAGATGCCTCATGGAGAACAGAACCTGGTGGCTTGGGTAAATAAATTCATCATTTTACATTCTCTAATGCAAAAAGTTTGGGgacttttttggtttaatagtTGAAAACATTTTGGTGTTTGATAGGCTCGCCCATTGTTCAACGACAGGCGAAAGTTCATAAAACTGGCGGATCCTAAGTTAAAGGGACGATTTCCTACGCGTGCACTGTACCAAGCTTTAGCTGTGGCTTCAATGTGCATCCAAGAGCAGGCGGCTACACGTCCGCTCATTGCAGATGTTGTCACTGCACTCTCCTATCTTGCAAACCAAGCTTATGATCCAAGCAAAGATGAAAGTAGGAGAAACAGAGATGAAAGAGGAGCGAGGTTAATAACAAGGAATGATGAAGGAGGTGGCTCGGGAAGTAAATTTGATTTAGAAGGTTCTGAGAAGGAAGATTCACCGAGAGAGACAGTTCGGATATTGAACCGAGATATCAATAGGGAGCGTGCGGTTGCAGAGGCTAAGATGTGGGGAGAGAGTCTGAGGGAGAAACGACGACAAAGTGAACAGGGAACTTCAGAGAGCAACAGCACCGGGTAGAAACCGGTTTGGGTCTTGAcccttttttgttcttatttccCAAAACTCTCATTTATTGtcaaacatagaaaacaaacaaaaacgttGGGACCGCGAGTTGCTGTACATTATATATGTGATGTTGCAATATGGGCAAAAGGGGGACtcttttaataaccaaaaaaaaaaaatactctaatTGAGATTCTCGAGAGTTGTGTAGATGTTGTTCATGTAAATTTTGTAGCTTTGCTATTTTGTGATTTGGGGTTTTTGACAGATAAGTTGCATGATGAGTCACATGTGGCGATGTTTACGTCTGATCGAAGATTTGAATTGCAAAGATCCAATGTTAAGTGTTTTCTAGACTCTTTCATGTGGTTCTGTTCTGTGGTGTGGCTCATGTCCACTATCGCGGAGTTTCGGACAACGTGGGTCACATGCCCTCGCAATCTGACAATTATTTTAAGGATAGGTATTCAGATTgtaagattttggtttggtctTATCAAGTTTCTGTcgggactttttttttttttttttactattgacAATGTACTGTGTACTCTCTATTACATGGATTTCGGAATTTCCTTGGTGTATGACATTCTTTTGACTACTAGATACTCGGAGGATACTTTTActcaaaaattctaaattttaaacattttgagTAAGACTTTAATTAGAAAAGAGTTTTACACTTTTTTAGCCACCTTTAGAATTTGTTAGTAAGATTTTTAGTTGTTAGTCAACTAatattatttgtctttttttttttcaatctagaAACtactaattttagaatttaattatAACCTATCATATGTCGTCATGAATTATTTGTCGAAATTCGctataaatatgattttttgtcAGATTATGTCCTTAccgtttaaaataaatagttaataaaattttctattatttttaccagtatatatatatatatatatatatacaagttatTTATGTttcagag is drawn from Camelina sativa cultivar DH55 chromosome 8, Cs, whole genome shotgun sequence and contains these coding sequences:
- the LOC104705562 gene encoding serine/threonine-protein kinase PBS1 codes for the protein MGCFSCFDSSDDEKLNPVEESNGQKKKQLQPTVSNSISGLPSGGEKLSSKSNGGSKRELLLPRDGLNQIAAHTFAFRELAAATMNFHPDTFLGEGGFGRVYKGRLDSTGQVVAVKQLDRNGLQGNREFLVEVLMLSLLHHPNLVNLIGYCADGDQRLLVYEFMPLGSLEDHLHDLPPDKEALDWNMRMKIAAGAAKGLEFLHDKANPPVIYRDFKSSNILLDEGFHPKLSDFGLAKLGPTGDKSHVSTRVMGTYGYCAPEYAMTGQLTVKSDVYSFGVVFLELITGRKAIDSEMPHGEQNLVAWARPLFNDRRKFIKLADPKLKGRFPTRALYQALAVASMCIQEQAATRPLIADVVTALSYLANQAYDPSKDESRRNRDERGARLITRNDEGGGSGSKFDLEGSEKEDSPRETVRILNRDINRERAVAEAKMWGESLREKRRQSEQGTSESNSTG